A single window of candidate division KSB1 bacterium DNA harbors:
- a CDS encoding T9SS type A sorting domain-containing protein produces the protein MTPLKIILVLCFFSAGFAQEKPHNTPIVLRKSVLSAGGEEFSDGEYRIVGTLGQPFMSSESNGVGFWYLASRELNVELEQSSLNVPKEFQLQQNYPNPFNPTTTIEFALPKRSSVTLKLFDILGREIATLVDAELESGVHKINFDAQDLASGIYFYRIHAEGFLKTKKLMLLK, from the coding sequence ATGACACCATTAAAAATAATTTTGGTATTGTGCTTTTTTAGCGCCGGTTTTGCCCAGGAAAAACCGCACAACACGCCAATTGTGCTGCGAAAAAGTGTCCTGAGCGCAGGCGGTGAGGAGTTCAGTGACGGCGAGTATCGAATCGTCGGCACGCTGGGTCAGCCGTTCATGTCGTCCGAGTCTAATGGGGTCGGTTTCTGGTACCTGGCGAGTCGGGAGCTCAACGTGGAGCTTGAGCAGAGCAGCTTGAATGTGCCTAAGGAGTTCCAGCTGCAGCAGAACTATCCGAATCCATTTAACCCGACCACGACCATCGAATTTGCCCTGCCGAAACGGTCGAGTGTCACTCTCAAACTGTTCGATATTTTGGGCCGCGAAATTGCGACCCTGGTTGACGCCGAGCTTGAATCCGGCGTGCACAAAATAAACTTTGATGCCCAGGATTTGGCAAGCGGAATTTATTTCTACCGGATTCATGCAGAAGGATTT